The Phaseolus vulgaris cultivar G19833 chromosome 10, P. vulgaris v2.0, whole genome shotgun sequence DNA window tgGTGTTGCATAATCTTATTTTCTTGACTGTTTAGGAGGCAATGTGCATGTTTGTGTATATTCTCCCTATGGTTTTGGCATTTGCTTACATTGTCACATTTGTCTTGTTGGTTTTAATTGAGACTTTGATGGTAACTTGCTACTTATGAAAATTGACATGAATTGGTTCTTTTGAATATGGTTTCTGTAGATGGCTTTTGACTTGTATGGTATGCTTGCTGGTAATGTCAGTCCGATGACTGGAGAGAATGTGAAGCCAGCTTATGGaggtgaagaagaagcattTTTAAGGAAAGTTGTCACTCCTATCTACAAAGTGATTGCTAaggtttttcttgcattgattACAGTCTGCTTGTCCTTTCCTTTTTTGTTTGTGGCCGTCCATCCATATAaacttatttcatttatttttcacaTTGATGAATAAATTGATATTTCCTTGCTCAAAAGGAAGTTGCACGCAGCAAAAAGGGAAGGTCAAAGCATTCACAGTGGAGGAACTATGATGATTTAAATGAATATTTCTGGTATGAGTTTATGCTTTAATTTTTCTCTGTATTGACTGTCATGCCtgtcaattttttaatttttaacaacATACTTGTAGGTCTGCTTATTGTTTTCGGTTAGGTTGGCCAATGCGTGTTGATGCTGATTTCTTTTGCCTGCCTTCCGAAAACTCATTGTTTGATAAATCTAATGTAAGTATTGaatattaatttctaattttctCTGCGCATGATAACTATAAGCATGTACTTTTCTCTCAATTTTGTAAAAAGAG harbors:
- the LOC137818927 gene encoding callose synthase 3-like codes for the protein MTGENVKPAYGGEEEAFLRKVVTPIYKVIAKEVARSKKGRSKHSQWRNYDDLNEYFWSAYCFRLGWPMRVDADFFCLPSENSLFDKSNVSIEY